A window of the Gemmatimonadaceae bacterium genome harbors these coding sequences:
- the bshA gene encoding N-acetyl-alpha-D-glucosaminyl L-malate synthase BshA yields MRIGITCYPTYGGSGAVATELGIALAARGHEVHFITYAQPFRLPSFLPRVYFHEVDVGRYPLFEYPPYDLALAVRMHEVVRDHQLDILHCHYAIPHATSAWIARSMLREEGSDVRVVTTLHGTDITIVGQERSFYSITKFSIEKSHAVSAVSDYLREETYRAFGCVGCNVEVIPNFIDPALYNRANHVFPVPVEVTQGRKVLMHISNFRKVKRVRDIVGTFARVNQHVPSVLIMVGDGPERVEAEAEARELGVQEHVHFLGKIDAVAPLLAGADLFLLTTDKESFGLSALEALASGVPVIGARAGGLPEVVTDGVTGYLCPVGDVEGMANASVRLLQDPDRWQRMSAAAAADARARFSESAIVAQYEALYRRTLTAPSRPTPSRASLALDPAIDPASPSAPLSSFPSL; encoded by the coding sequence ATGCGCATTGGGATCACCTGCTATCCCACCTACGGTGGGTCGGGCGCGGTGGCCACGGAACTCGGCATTGCGCTCGCGGCGCGCGGGCACGAGGTCCACTTCATCACGTATGCGCAGCCGTTCCGGCTGCCCAGCTTCCTGCCGCGCGTCTACTTCCACGAAGTGGACGTCGGGCGCTACCCACTCTTCGAGTATCCGCCCTACGACCTCGCGCTCGCCGTGCGCATGCATGAGGTGGTGCGCGATCACCAGCTCGATATCCTGCATTGTCATTATGCCATCCCGCACGCCACCAGCGCGTGGATCGCGCGCTCGATGCTGCGCGAGGAGGGCAGTGATGTGCGGGTCGTGACGACGCTGCACGGCACTGATATCACCATCGTCGGGCAGGAGCGCTCGTTCTACTCGATCACCAAGTTCTCGATCGAGAAGTCGCACGCGGTGAGCGCGGTCTCCGATTATCTGCGCGAAGAGACGTATCGCGCCTTCGGCTGTGTCGGCTGCAACGTCGAGGTCATTCCCAATTTCATCGATCCGGCGCTCTATAATCGCGCCAATCACGTCTTTCCCGTGCCGGTCGAGGTGACGCAAGGGCGCAAGGTGCTCATGCATATCTCGAACTTCCGCAAGGTGAAGCGCGTGCGCGATATCGTCGGCACGTTCGCCCGCGTGAACCAACACGTCCCCTCGGTGCTGATCATGGTCGGCGACGGCCCCGAGCGCGTGGAAGCCGAGGCCGAAGCCCGCGAGTTGGGGGTGCAGGAGCATGTGCACTTCCTCGGCAAGATCGATGCGGTGGCTCCGCTGCTCGCGGGGGCTGATCTCTTCCTGCTCACCACGGACAAGGAATCGTTCGGGTTGAGTGCCCTCGAGGCACTGGCGAGCGGTGTGCCGGTGATTGGTGCGCGAGCGGGCGGGCTCCCCGAAGTCGTGACCGATGGCGTGACCGGATACCTTTGCCCGGTCGGCGATGTGGAGGGGATGGCCAACGCCAGCGTGCGGCTGCTGCAGGATCCCGACCGGTGGCAGCGCATGAGCGCCGCCGCCGCGGCCGACGCGCGGGCGCGCTTCTCCGAATCGGCCATCGTGGCGCAGTACGAAGCGCTCTATCGCCGCACCCTCACGGCGCCGTCGCGCCCGACGCCCTCGCGTGCGTCCCTCGCGCTCGATCCCGCGATCGACCCGGCGTCGCCGTCGGCACCGCTTTCCTCGTTCCCCTCGCTGTGA
- a CDS encoding roadblock/LC7 domain-containing protein: MPTIRDLVSVLRRREGVDAAIVLGRDGLLIDGAASAAFDAEGLAALVPPLVLAAGDLGRASDRGNFGLLVLEHERGPIVVSALSADAYLLVLLQPQANLAALLYELRRHRAQIAALV, from the coding sequence ATGCCCACCATTCGCGATCTTGTGAGTGTCCTCCGCAGGCGGGAGGGCGTAGATGCGGCCATCGTGCTTGGACGCGACGGCCTGCTGATCGACGGCGCGGCCAGCGCGGCGTTCGATGCCGAAGGGCTGGCGGCGCTCGTCCCACCGCTCGTGCTTGCGGCCGGTGACCTGGGGCGCGCGTCGGACCGCGGCAATTTCGGGCTGCTGGTGCTGGAACATGAGCGCGGCCCGATCGTGGTCAGCGCCCTGTCCGCCGATGCCTATCTGCTCGTCCTGCTCCAGCCGCAGGCCAATCTGGCCGCCCTGCTGTACGAGCTGCGCCGTCATCGCGCCCAGATCGCGGCGCTGGTGTGA
- the miaA gene encoding tRNA (adenosine(37)-N6)-dimethylallyltransferase MiaA: MTRAPLRCIVGPTAAGKSALALQLAAARGLAIISADSRQVYRGFDVGTAKPTVAEQQAVPHYLLDLVDPTERYSAARWVEDAEQAMHDAAARGTPPVIVGGTGLYIRALVEPLDPVPELPAEPRGRLSAWLDTLPGAELARWCERLDPARAHLGRTQRLRAVETALLTGRRLSDTLGTRTTPSRPVRYLVVDPGPILAERIERRVHAMLAAGFREEVDRLRASLPADAPAWKASGYLVLRNSREGVCTEAEAIARVIIETRQYAKRQRTWFRHQLPASQVTRLDPTAPDALARALAWYDAPEIA, encoded by the coding sequence GTGACGCGCGCGCCGTTGCGGTGCATCGTCGGGCCGACGGCCGCCGGCAAGTCCGCGCTCGCCCTGCAGCTCGCCGCCGCTCGTGGGCTCGCCATCATCAGTGCCGATTCCCGTCAGGTCTATCGCGGCTTTGATGTTGGCACCGCGAAGCCAACCGTCGCTGAACAGCAGGCGGTGCCGCACTATCTGCTCGACCTGGTGGACCCCACGGAGCGCTATTCGGCGGCACGCTGGGTCGAGGACGCCGAACAGGCGATGCACGACGCCGCCGCACGTGGCACGCCGCCCGTTATCGTCGGTGGCACGGGGCTCTACATCCGGGCGCTCGTGGAACCGCTCGACCCGGTTCCCGAGCTCCCCGCGGAACCGCGGGGGCGGTTGAGCGCGTGGCTCGACACGCTTCCGGGGGCAGAACTGGCGCGCTGGTGTGAACGGCTCGATCCCGCACGCGCGCATCTCGGACGGACGCAGCGGCTGCGCGCCGTGGAGACGGCGCTGCTGACCGGCCGCCGGTTGAGCGACACGCTCGGCACGCGCACGACACCCTCGCGTCCCGTACGCTATCTTGTAGTGGATCCGGGCCCCATCCTCGCCGAGCGTATCGAACGGCGCGTGCACGCCATGCTCGCCGCCGGCTTTCGCGAAGAAGTGGACCGGCTGCGGGCGTCCCTTCCGGCCGACGCGCCCGCATGGAAGGCCAGCGGGTATCTCGTGCTCCGGAACAGTCGCGAAGGCGTCTGCACCGAGGCGGAGGCAATAGCGCGCGTGATCATCGAAACCCGGCAGTACGCCAAACGGCAGCGCACCTGGTTCCGGCATCAGTTGCCGGCGTCGCAGGTGACGCGCCTCGACCCGACCGCGCCGGATGCGCTGGCGCGCGCGCTGGCCTGGTACGACGCCCCGGAGATCGCATGA
- a CDS encoding biotin--[acetyl-CoA-carboxylase] ligase, whose product MTAPSAGAPTASVIEALGVTQLIYRERVGSTMDEVHRLAAEGAPAGTVVLASMQEAGRGRSGRPWLSEPDAGLWFTVLERPDDARALEVLALRVGLSLAEALTPLVHDAIGLKWPNDLLLGRRKLAGILIEVRWRDARPEWVAIGVGINRRVPEDYPMAAAVRSDVSRDVLLQAAVPAVRAAARGLGALTATECAAWAARDAAAGRPVREPVAGVVEGITPQGAVVIRTDDGRSRAIQSGSLVFAD is encoded by the coding sequence GTGACTGCGCCGTCGGCAGGCGCCCCGACGGCGTCCGTCATCGAGGCGCTGGGGGTGACGCAGCTCATCTACCGCGAGCGCGTCGGCTCCACGATGGACGAGGTGCATCGGCTCGCGGCCGAGGGCGCACCGGCCGGCACCGTGGTACTCGCCAGCATGCAGGAGGCCGGTCGCGGGCGGAGCGGGCGGCCGTGGCTCTCCGAGCCCGACGCCGGCCTGTGGTTCACCGTACTGGAGCGCCCCGACGATGCCCGGGCCCTTGAGGTGCTCGCGTTGCGGGTGGGGCTGTCTCTCGCCGAGGCCCTCACCCCGCTCGTGCACGATGCAATCGGGCTCAAGTGGCCAAACGATCTGCTCCTCGGACGGCGCAAGTTGGCCGGTATTCTGATTGAGGTCCGGTGGCGCGACGCCCGCCCCGAATGGGTGGCGATCGGCGTCGGTATCAATCGGCGGGTGCCCGAGGACTATCCCATGGCCGCGGCGGTGCGAAGCGATGTGTCGCGCGATGTGCTGCTCCAGGCGGCGGTCCCCGCGGTGCGCGCCGCCGCGCGGGGCCTCGGCGCGCTGACCGCGACCGAATGCGCCGCGTGGGCCGCCAGAGACGCGGCGGCCGGTCGGCCTGTCCGTGAGCCCGTCGCCGGCGTCGTGGAGGGCATTACGCCGCAGGGGGCGGTGGTTATCCGCACCGACGATGGGCGCTCGCGCGCGATCCAGTCCGGCTCGCTCGTGTTCGCCGACTGA
- a CDS encoding mannose-1-phosphate guanylyltransferase: MIRWNVVLAGGVGSRFWPLSTPEQPKQLLPLVSEQPMLRDTLDRLRPSAPPERTLILTNASLRDRIVAMEPTLPAENVVAEPRPAGTCAALAWAARTIAARDGRDAVMVCTHADWSIGDVPAFRATLDHAADVAFARQALVTVGIVPSRPDPGFGYIHPGDVVGDGIRRVARFVEKPSVEKATQMVADGFLWNSGIFAWRVGDLLDEIAALTPEVQPALAAAGDDLAAFFASVQSIAIDVGVLERSQRVLVLAGSFGWDDVGTWAALHRVRQHDATGNAMLGPSFALQAHGNVVHADGTQVVLYGVDDLVVVARDGLTLVTTREKAADLKTLLDALPAEVRER, encoded by the coding sequence ATGATCCGTTGGAATGTGGTGCTGGCCGGCGGTGTCGGCTCGCGCTTCTGGCCCCTGTCGACCCCCGAACAGCCCAAGCAGCTGCTGCCGCTCGTGAGTGAGCAGCCGATGCTGCGCGACACCCTGGATCGCCTGCGCCCGTCGGCGCCGCCCGAGCGCACGCTGATCCTGACGAATGCCTCGCTGCGCGACCGCATCGTGGCCATGGAGCCGACGCTGCCGGCCGAGAACGTCGTGGCCGAGCCCCGTCCGGCGGGCACCTGTGCCGCGCTGGCGTGGGCCGCGCGGACCATTGCGGCACGCGATGGCCGGGACGCGGTGATGGTGTGCACCCACGCGGACTGGTCCATTGGCGACGTCCCGGCCTTCCGCGCGACCCTGGATCACGCCGCGGACGTGGCCTTTGCGCGTCAGGCGCTGGTGACGGTGGGGATCGTCCCCAGCCGTCCGGATCCCGGATTTGGGTACATCCACCCCGGCGACGTGGTGGGCGACGGCATTCGCCGGGTGGCCCGCTTCGTGGAGAAGCCCAGCGTGGAGAAGGCCACCCAGATGGTGGCCGACGGGTTCCTCTGGAACTCGGGGATCTTTGCCTGGCGGGTGGGCGACCTGCTCGACGAGATCGCGGCGCTCACCCCGGAAGTGCAGCCGGCACTGGCCGCGGCCGGCGACGACCTCGCGGCGTTCTTTGCCAGCGTGCAGTCGATCGCCATCGACGTGGGCGTGCTGGAGCGCAGCCAGCGGGTGCTGGTGCTCGCCGGCTCCTTTGGCTGGGACGACGTGGGGACCTGGGCCGCCCTGCACCGGGTGCGCCAGCACGATGCGACGGGCAACGCGATGCTGGGGCCGTCGTTCGCCCTCCAGGCGCACGGCAACGTGGTGCATGCCGACGGCACGCAGGTGGTCCTCTACGGCGTGGATGACCTGGTGGTCGTGGCGCGGGACGGGCTGACGCTGGTGACGACCCGCGAGAAGGCCGCCGATCTCAAGACGCTGCTCGACGCGCTCCCCGCCGAGGTCCGCGAGCGGTGA
- the groL gene encoding chaperonin GroEL (60 kDa chaperone family; promotes refolding of misfolded polypeptides especially under stressful conditions; forms two stacked rings of heptamers to form a barrel-shaped 14mer; ends can be capped by GroES; misfolded proteins enter the barrel where they are refolded when GroES binds), producing the protein MAAKELHFNTEARAALKRGVDQLAEAVKVTLGPKGRNVVIDKKFGAPTVTKDGVTVAKEIELADPIENMGAQMVKEVATKTSDLAGDGTTTATVLAQAIFREGLKNVTAGSNPMALKRGIDKAVASIVEELKKISVPTTGKKEIAQVGTISANNDPEIGNLIAEAMEKVGKDGVITVEEAKGLETTLETVDGMQFDRGYLSPYFVTDPEKMEAVLENALILIHDKKISAMKDLLPVLEKVAQLGKPLLIIAEDVEGEALATLVVNKLRGTLRIVAVKAPGFGDRRKAMLQDIATLTKGQVISDEVGFKLENAVLTDLGSAKRIVIDKDNTTIIDGAGDQKDIEGRVKEIRAAIDKSTSDYDREKLQERLAKLAGGVAVINVGAATEAEMKEKKARVEDALHATRAAVEEGIVPGGGVALVRAQHVLKDVKTSERDEQIGVDIIRRAIEEPLRMIVQNAGGEGSIVIEKIRTAKETSFGYNALTDTYEDLVQAGVIDPTKVTRTALQNSASIAGLLLTTEALIVEKKEDKPAAPAGGPGMGGMY; encoded by the coding sequence ATGGCTGCCAAGGAACTGCATTTCAACACGGAAGCTCGCGCGGCGCTCAAGCGCGGCGTCGATCAGCTCGCCGAAGCGGTGAAGGTCACCCTCGGCCCCAAGGGCCGCAACGTCGTCATCGACAAGAAGTTCGGCGCCCCGACCGTGACCAAGGACGGCGTGACCGTCGCGAAGGAAATCGAGCTCGCTGATCCGATCGAGAACATGGGCGCGCAGATGGTGAAGGAAGTCGCGACCAAGACGTCGGATCTCGCCGGTGACGGCACGACGACCGCCACGGTCCTCGCCCAGGCCATCTTCCGCGAAGGCCTCAAGAACGTCACCGCCGGCTCGAACCCGATGGCGCTCAAGCGCGGCATCGACAAGGCCGTCGCCTCGATCGTCGAGGAGCTCAAGAAGATCTCCGTCCCGACGACCGGCAAGAAGGAAATCGCGCAGGTCGGCACGATCTCGGCCAACAACGACCCCGAAATCGGCAACCTGATCGCGGAAGCGATGGAGAAGGTGGGCAAGGACGGCGTCATCACCGTCGAAGAGGCCAAGGGCCTCGAGACGACGCTGGAGACGGTCGACGGTATGCAGTTCGACCGTGGCTACCTCTCGCCGTACTTCGTCACCGATCCGGAGAAGATGGAAGCCGTTCTCGAGAACGCGCTCATCCTCATCCACGACAAGAAGATCTCGGCCATGAAGGACCTGCTCCCGGTCCTCGAGAAGGTGGCGCAGCTCGGCAAGCCCCTCCTCATCATCGCTGAAGACGTCGAAGGCGAGGCGCTCGCCACGCTCGTCGTGAACAAGCTCCGCGGCACGCTCCGCATCGTCGCCGTCAAGGCGCCGGGCTTCGGCGATCGCCGCAAGGCGATGCTGCAGGACATCGCGACGCTCACGAAGGGCCAGGTCATCTCCGACGAAGTCGGCTTCAAGCTCGAGAACGCGGTCCTCACGGACCTCGGCTCGGCCAAGCGTATCGTGATCGACAAGGACAACACGACGATCATCGACGGCGCCGGCGACCAGAAGGACATCGAAGGCCGCGTGAAGGAAATCCGCGCCGCCATCGACAAGAGCACGTCGGACTACGATCGTGAGAAGCTCCAGGAGCGTCTCGCGAAGCTCGCCGGTGGCGTGGCCGTCATCAACGTCGGCGCCGCGACCGAAGCCGAAATGAAGGAGAAGAAGGCCCGTGTCGAAGACGCGCTGCACGCCACGCGTGCCGCCGTTGAAGAGGGCATCGTCCCGGGCGGCGGTGTCGCCCTGGTCCGCGCCCAGCACGTGCTCAAGGACGTCAAGACGTCGGAGCGCGACGAGCAGATCGGTGTCGACATCATCCGTCGCGCCATCGAAGAGCCGCTCCGCATGATCGTCCAGAACGCCGGCGGCGAAGGCTCGATCGTGATCGAGAAGATCCGCACGGCCAAGGAGACGTCGTTCGGTTACAACGCCCTCACCGACACGTACGAAGACCTCGTGCAGGCCGGTGTCATCGACCCGACCAAGGTCACCCGTACCGCGCTCCAGAACTCGGCCTCGATCGCCGGTCTGCTCCTCACGACCGAAGCGCTCATCGTCGAGAAGAAGGAAGACAAGCCGGCGGCGCCGGCTGGCGGCCCGGGCATGGGCGGCATGTACTAA
- a CDS encoding response regulator, with the protein MIIRTRLEQDGFRVRLAEDGPEAFRHLEEEPAIALVVLDLMLPGMSGADILRRLRGDARWAQLPCIVLTAAGQEAQLRDVEALGASEVMTKPFSPRRLLARVHDHIAAAAALDAPGSSPLS; encoded by the coding sequence ATGATCATTCGCACCCGCCTCGAGCAGGACGGCTTCCGCGTGCGCCTGGCCGAGGACGGCCCCGAAGCCTTCCGGCATCTCGAGGAGGAGCCCGCCATCGCCCTGGTCGTGCTGGACCTGATGCTGCCGGGCATGTCGGGGGCCGACATCTTGCGCCGCCTCCGGGGGGACGCCCGCTGGGCGCAGCTGCCCTGCATTGTGCTGACGGCGGCCGGGCAGGAGGCCCAATTGCGGGACGTGGAGGCGCTTGGTGCGTCTGAAGTCATGACCAAACCGTTCAGCCCGCGCCGGCTCCTGGCCCGGGTCCATGACCACATTGCCGCCGCGGCCGCGTTGGACGCGCCCGGCAGCTCGCCCCTCTCCTGA
- a CDS encoding MBL fold metallo-hydrolase, with protein sequence MVRVTVLGSGSRGNAIVVDGSQGTVLVDCGFAARTLHQRLTAAARVPEEIAGVLLTHEHVDHACGVAVASARWGWPVHASAATLAAIEPTTGRRPLHQVPITDAVHCLAGFSVTHCAVPHDAADCRAYVLTDDASGARVGVVLDCGDVPEALPAFLSHCDLLVLESNHCPTMLTNGPYPWMLKQRIRGGQGHLSNAHSARVLREVVHRGLRGVVLAHLSETNNTPAVALASAREALAQAGWHADALWAAPQREPHAPVTATGSLAPPAQYALGL encoded by the coding sequence ATGGTGCGGGTCACGGTCCTCGGCAGCGGCAGTCGCGGCAATGCGATCGTCGTGGATGGTTCGCAGGGCACGGTGCTGGTGGACTGCGGCTTTGCGGCGCGCACGCTGCACCAGCGCCTGACGGCCGCGGCGCGCGTACCCGAGGAGATTGCCGGTGTGCTCCTCACCCACGAGCATGTGGATCACGCGTGTGGCGTAGCGGTGGCGAGCGCGCGCTGGGGGTGGCCGGTGCATGCGAGTGCGGCCACGCTGGCGGCGATTGAACCGACGACCGGGCGGCGCCCATTGCATCAGGTGCCGATCACCGACGCGGTGCATTGCCTGGCCGGGTTTTCGGTCACGCATTGCGCAGTCCCGCATGATGCGGCCGACTGCCGCGCGTATGTGCTCACCGACGACGCGAGTGGCGCGCGCGTGGGGGTGGTGCTCGACTGCGGCGATGTGCCGGAGGCGCTTCCTGCGTTTCTGTCGCACTGCGACCTGCTGGTGCTGGAATCGAATCACTGCCCCACCATGCTCACCAACGGGCCGTACCCGTGGATGCTCAAGCAACGCATTCGGGGTGGGCAGGGGCACCTGTCGAATGCGCATTCCGCCCGAGTGCTGCGCGAGGTGGTCCATCGCGGCCTGCGGGGCGTGGTGCTGGCGCATCTCAGCGAGACGAACAACACGCCGGCAGTCGCACTCGCGAGTGCGCGCGAGGCGCTCGCGCAGGCCGGCTGGCACGCCGACGCGCTCTGGGCGGCGCCCCAGCGCGAACCGCACGCCCCGGTCACGGCCACGGGGTCGCTCGCGCCACCGGCGCAGTACGCGCTCGGCCTCTAG
- a CDS encoding co-chaperone GroES, translating to MATQSAAKVAPLADRVVVKPLEEAEQMRGGLYIPDTAKEKPQQGTIVAVGPGRYEKDTRIPMDVKVGDKILYGKYSGTEVTIEGEQLLILRESDVLAVIN from the coding sequence ATGGCCACCCAGAGTGCCGCGAAGGTCGCGCCGCTGGCCGACCGCGTCGTCGTGAAGCCGCTCGAAGAAGCGGAGCAGATGCGCGGTGGGCTCTACATCCCGGACACCGCGAAGGAAAAGCCCCAGCAGGGCACCATCGTCGCCGTGGGCCCGGGGCGCTACGAAAAGGACACGCGCATCCCGATGGATGTGAAGGTCGGCGACAAGATCCTGTACGGGAAGTACAGCGGCACCGAAGTCACGATTGAGGGCGAGCAGCTGCTCATCCTGCGCGAGTCGGATGTGCTCGCGGTGATCAACTGA
- the uppP gene encoding undecaprenyl-diphosphatase UppP translates to MTIVQALVLGIVQGIAELLPISSSAHLALTPYFLGWKEQGLAFDVALHLGTLLALCWYFRTEWIEMTASAFRILRTRRIADVHERRLLYLVVATIPGGIGGLLLNDLAETTFRSPKIIGVTLAVMGVALWAFDRWCARVRHIEEITLKDAVVIGCAQVFALVPGVSRSGSTITAGRFMQLDRPTAARFSFLMSMPITAAAVITKLPEAVREQGSSLAPLIVGVVAAMVSAVLTITVLLRYVSKHSFGAFALYRVALAIVVFATIAARA, encoded by the coding sequence GTGACCATCGTTCAGGCTCTCGTCCTCGGCATCGTCCAGGGCATCGCAGAACTGCTGCCCATCTCCAGCTCGGCCCATCTGGCGCTCACCCCGTACTTTCTCGGGTGGAAAGAGCAGGGGCTCGCCTTCGATGTCGCCTTGCATCTCGGGACACTACTGGCGCTCTGCTGGTACTTCCGCACCGAGTGGATCGAGATGACGGCGAGCGCCTTTCGCATTCTGCGCACGCGCCGCATCGCCGACGTGCACGAGCGCCGGCTGCTGTATCTGGTGGTGGCGACCATCCCCGGTGGGATCGGCGGGCTGCTGCTCAATGATCTGGCCGAAACAACCTTCCGCTCACCCAAGATCATCGGCGTCACGCTCGCCGTGATGGGCGTGGCCCTCTGGGCCTTCGATCGCTGGTGCGCGCGGGTGCGGCACATCGAGGAGATCACACTCAAGGATGCGGTGGTGATCGGGTGCGCCCAGGTGTTCGCACTGGTGCCGGGCGTCTCGCGCTCCGGCTCCACGATCACCGCGGGCCGCTTCATGCAGCTCGACCGCCCCACGGCCGCGCGGTTCAGCTTTCTCATGAGCATGCCCATCACGGCCGCCGCTGTCATCACCAAACTCCCCGAAGCGGTGCGCGAGCAGGGCAGTTCGCTCGCCCCGTTGATCGTCGGCGTGGTCGCCGCCATGGTGAGCGCGGTCCTGACCATCACCGTGCTGCTGCGCTACGTGAGCAAGCACAGCTTCGGCGCCTTCGCCCTCTATCGCGTGGCCTTGGCGATCGTCGTCTTCGCCACGATCGCCGCGCGCGCGTGA